DNA sequence from the Salvia splendens isolate huo1 chromosome 19, SspV2, whole genome shotgun sequence genome:
AACTGAAACGAAGCAGCAAATTAATGGAGAATCTTATTTTATCCTTTGCTCTTTCTATCTTATTATTGAATAGCTTTGCCCTCTCCTTGAATTCACTCACAGATAAACATGCACTTATTTCCTTCAAAAACTCCATCACTTCCGACCCTTATGATATCTTCAGCACCAATTGGTCGCAAAACACATCAGTCTGTAACTGGATTGGTGTGTCGTGCGGCCTCAAACACCGTCGCGTCACTGCCCTCAATCTCTCTGGCTACGACCTTATTGGAACTGTTGCTCCACATCTCGGAAATCTAACGTTTCTAAGATATTTGGACATCAGTTCCAACAGTTTCATGGGGATCTTACCCTTTGAGCTCTCTAAATTACGTCGTTTGAAGGTGATGAATGTTGGAATAAATTCATTCACCGGAGAAATACCAACATGGTTGGGCAGTTTACCTCAATTGGAGGAACTTTATCTCTATAGTAACTCTTTCTTAGGTAAAATTCCTTCATCTTTGTTTAAAAGTTCCAAGCTCCAAATATTACACTTGCACAATAATAAATTGAGTGGGTCCATACCACATGCTATTTTCAACGTGTCTTCACTTAGTGATATTAGAATTAGAAATAATAACCTATCAGGTTGGCTCCCAATTGATATGTGCAACAATATTCCCAACATCGAAATCTTGTTACTCTCTTGGAACCAATTTGAAGGGCAAATTCCGCCAAATATAAGGAAATGCACACGTCTTGAGATCTTGTCATTATCCCACAACAATTTCAGTGGAAACATACCACGTGAAATTGGGAGATTGAGCTTTCTTACAGAGTTGTACTTGGGGTACAATAATGGTTTTCGAGGTATAAGCATctctttttatttgtctttttgTTCTTACCATTAAAGGATACATTTATAGCAAATTGAGTATGTTGATATATATATTGATTGCAGGAGGAGTTCCACCGGAAATGGGGAATCTTTCAAGGCTAGAGATATTAAATATTGATAACGCTTCTCTAACGGGAACTATTCCATCTTCAGTCTTCAACATGTCTTCCCTGACAATCTCGAGCTTCTCGTACAATAGTTTGTCTGGAAATATCCCAACTTTTCTCAATCTTCCAGAGCTTGAAAATTTATATCTTGACGATAACAAATTTACAGGTATATCATCCCAGTTATAAATATTGTCTCACTGTATTTCTTAATTGTCTACGTATATAAAAGGACTTTTTCATTACAAGGTTTGCTCCCAAAGGACATGTGCAACAACATGCACAAAATAAAAGTGCTTTTGCTCTCTTCAAACCAACTTGAAAGGCAGATTCCGCCAAATATACGAAAATGCACACATCTTGAGACTTTGTCGTTATCCTTCAACAATTTCAGTGGAAACATCCCACCTGAAATTGGGAGATTGAGCATGcttaaaaaattgtatttgggTTACAATAATGGATTTCGAGGTATAAATATCTCTATTTCCTTCAATATGTTTATGCATGCACATCTTTTTGTTCTTATTCATGAACTATAAATATCTTACTAAATGTGTTGATATATTACAATTGCAGGAGGACTTCCACCTGAATTGGGGAATCTTTCAAGACTCGAGATATTAAACATTGACCAAGCTTTTCTTACTGGAACTATTCCATCTTCAATCTTAAACATTTCTTCCTTGAAAATCATGAGCTTACCTTACAACAGTTTGTCAGGAAATATCCCAACTTTTCGTGATCTGCCGGAACTTGAGCAGTTATATCTTATTGGTAACAACTTTACAGGTACATATATCAACCctacacataatatttttctcaATGTATCGCTTAATCAtctaatatgtatatataaaaaaatttctttgtAAGGTTTGCTCCCAAATGACATGTGCAACAAcattgatgcactatttattagcactaaaaatacctgcaagcatacagggtagatctagtatagctaaaggtcagtaccgggatatcgaacacagggaataagattgcaactggctatcatatactaagcatcatatactatctagagacatgtgatttttgggttgattaattaaactagactgaaagaaataaacaaaaaaaaaagaaaacataaaaagaaataatacaaagcaggcttaagaatgtagaattttaggatccaaaaacacaatcgacttccttgaattacggtctccagagctattaagtcgatcacaattatagattaaaccccctcccgaggtgagaaacctgtagattaggtgataggattgaagtccccttctaacccttaaacccctaactcctaaaagcatataagatcaaagacctcactcaaaacctcaactctcccgagttctattgaattaaggtgtgaattatccctttttccaagtcaattatttcgtctcccgagtactctaatcaactctaacatgtattcaagaggtagctaatcaattgaacatagaaagcaccagataaatcaaataactgcaagagctaacaagaaaaatcaatcgaatatctttaccaaaaattctacaaaatatgttctactcatagacaagtaaaaactacaattaaagtacgagacatgaaagaaattgataaaacccaaggttgaatcttcaatcttcagtcttctcttgcctggatctgcagaactccgctccaatggaagatggatgaatttaagggtggaatatggaatggaagaagtgtagagagggagaaggattggaggctctgagatgaatattatgaattaggttatggggtatatataggcttgaaaaaggtTTATAATTGGTAAAAAGTATCCTCCAAGTAATGGTAAAGATGGtaaattcgaattcttcaattaataggagagatttggcaacAATTTCTTTCTTTCCTTAATTTTCGCCAAATTTCCGTCTgcttttgactgcactgcgcaacgttcgtagaatggtcataactttctccacataaCTTCGATTTAGATgtttaaggtatccacgcgaaaatctttcgaagacgaagaaaATGACATGTAGTAAGCACTTATTGGACTTCAAACGTgctggcagaatgggctcgaacagagacTGCTACACCTTGGCCTTTTTGcacctttttttttatctttttctatcatttatcaacaaacacattcaaaataccaaatgtataatatatgcaatttaagaacataatttgcatgattgacatttaaatcTAGTCAAATCTAGCcattaaaaacatgcaaaattcgtgtttgtcaactcccccaaacttaattatttgtttgtcctcaaacaaaacaagagaaaaactaataaagaaacacggatgctaagtaagaactagacttcatagttgcctcaaaaattgtaacaagaaataaagagtttgacaagaatacaaatcaaatcaagcaaagcttattaatgcattttcattactagctcgttgatcaccatgaagtacatgcgctcacaagtgtttagaagtgtgtttatcactcactctcaaagtgtataaggtaaagaatatatgctctcagatcatgcaacatgcaaagtttaccataggcttgctcgatgtctaatccctcctctactttatgtgattaaaatcaaaaatccgaaaggtctttattttaggttataatgtaggctctttggtaaggtgtggaaatatggctaaaaagtgactaaacccaaacatagcaaaattgatcaatttctactacatcaaacttagcaccccaccaacaattcaaatctcagtaaattctagactttgtctaaatttcttctcacttcccaaattcctttgatttttttttcattttttttcttttgtacatcctttcttttttttttatgcaCAACCAAATATCTCATTCAAACCACAGGTGTCTATACACTTTTCACAAGTAAGaacactacttttctttctaccttatctctccaactcttttcacaaaatataaactaaaattcacCAAGAGTATATGGATATTCCCTtttatttagcttccaaagaaaaaggctttaaaggctcaaagtggctagctagagaaaaatattttgaataaggtcataaatttggatatataaagtagctaagaaggatggcctaacgtcctcttttatcatttaaacacttTGCAGACTTaagcagactaggagcaagttctagaaacaaatacatgaatgcagataaatcacacaagaaataaATTTATGGCTCAAGTCTTACAAGGTACAAGCATGATTCAAGGTaaacaagcaattcattatttatgcaccttttcactaaaccttcaaatcaatgcatcaagtcaactcaaCCAACATATAAACGAAATTTTTTATCATAGGCAACTCGGTCTGATGTTcctaaacatgagtatttctaaattttctatgttatgttcatgacaagattcacctcgggtttattttaacaaaatatattaaaaaaaacaaaaacaactaaactcactgtccaccacttcatccccccaaacttattcaaaactacgttaagaataagtttgaaaagtcGGTGGAGAtgtgagtaaactaagaaaacaaatcaaattaaataaaaaaagataccaatgttgggttgcctcccaacaagcgcttggttaacgtctttagcttgacgttctttggggctcataaaatatcctccattcTCGGAATTTTCTTTGGGATGCCTTATGTACCTACTATTTCGCAATGTgagcatagaatgaagaaaattatagTAGAGTACAATGCATAACATGTGGCAATCCCCTAAACTTTAATCATATCAAggcataaaatatgcaaatcaaattatctaccTTAACATGATCATTTTTCATCCCCCGTAATATTCTCTATCCCccaattaattgcaaaaattttCAACAGTAGACCAAGATCACGCAAAACAATTTAAGCTCCTAAAAACAcaattcatgcaagataaaatagtctcgcaatgctatgaacatgaactatgtgtatcaacaatcaagccaaagtgatattcaattttcatccaCCAAAGATCAAACATACGCAAGCACACCCAACAACTATTTCTTGCAAATATCCAAaactcacaaattcaccaaaaataaatcccaatTAAATCGTCACTCATCAAACTCCTATCCTAACTCCCAATATATATATCAACAACAAACTCATTCAATGAAAGAATTCAAGATCAAAGCtcagaaattaaaagagaaCGTACCTTCTGTTGATTGACAGCTAAGCACATGAATAATTGGTAGAGTACAAAGAATTTGCTTAAGTGATGTGAATTTGAAGTGTGTGTCGGTGATTTAtgtggagaaaataaaataaaaatagagggAAGGAGGTTCTAGTTTTCGTTCtttttttaagattttctttaaaaaaaacgaagaaaaagaagcttttaaaaaaaagggaaaaaaagaaaaggaaaaattcaaacggaaaagaaaaaaaagtttaaagaaaagaactttttatttttattttatttaacttaagCTCTATGGAGAAAAACTTCAGCTCTACGGAGGAGAAAACTAAaggtaaaaaataataaaaacaagaGAGCAAGCATATTTTATATCTCACCCACGCTCTACGGAGTATATCAAATGTTGTAGCAGATAATTGCATCTTCCATAGGAGCGCAGAGTAATCCATTGTTGTGCTTCGTGCTCattgcaaaacaaataaaataaaaataattaaaacaaaactatacaaaatattacactccatattagtattatcaaccgttctacaatatcagcttaaagcaataatattccccggcaacggcgccaaaaattgatgcactatttattagcactaaaaatacctgcaagcatacagggtagatctagtatagctaaaggtcagtaccgggatatcgaacacagggaataagattgcaactgactatcatatactaagcatcatatactatctagagacatgtgatttttgggttgattaattaaactagactgaaagaaataaacaaaaaaaaaagaaaacataaaaagaaataatacaaagcaggcttaagaatgtagaattttaggatccaaaaacacaatcgacttccttgaattacggtctccagagctattaagtcgatcacaattatagattaaaccccctcccgaggtgagaaacctgtagattaggtgataggattgaagtccccttctaacccttaaacccctaactcctaaaagcatataagatcaaagacctcactcaaaacctcaactctcccgagttctattgaattaaggtgtgaattatccctttttccaagtcaattatttcgtctcccgagtactctaatcaactctaacatgtattcaagaggtagctaatcaattgaacatagaaagcaccagataaatcaaataactgcaagagctaacaagaaaaatcaatcgaatatctttaccaaaaattctacaaaatatgttctactcatagacaagtaaaaactacaattaaagtacgagacatgaaagaaattgataaaacccaaggttgaatcttcaatcttcagtcttctcttctcttgcctggatctgcagaactccgctccaatggaagatggatgaatttaagggtggaatatggaatggaagaagtgtagagagggagaaggattggaggctctgagatgaatattatgaattaggttatggggtatatataggcttgaaaaaggtTTATAATTGGTAAAAAGTATCCTCCAAGTAATGGTAAAGATGGtaaattcgaattcttcaattaataggagagatttggcaacAATTTCTTTCTTTCCTTAATTTTCGCCAAATTTCCGTCTgcttttgactgcactgcgcaacgttcgtagaatggtcataactttctccacataaCTTCGATTTAGATgtttaaggtatccacgcgaagatctttcgaagacgaagaaaATGACATGTAGTAAGAACTTATTGGACTTCAAACGTgctggcagaatgggctcgaacagagacTGCTACACCTTGGCCTTTTTGcaccttttttttatctttttctatcatttatcaacaaacacattcaaaataccaaatgtataatatatgcaatttaagaacataatttgcatgattgacatttaaatcTAGTCAAATCTAGCcattaaaaacatgcaaaattcGTGTTTGTCAAAcattaacaaaataaaagagattTCACTCTCTTCAAACCAACTAAAAGGGCAGATTCCACCAAATATATGGAAATGCACATATCTTGAGATCCTATCATTATCCTTCAACAATTTTAGTGGCAACATCCCAAGTGAAATTGGGAGATTGAGCATGCTTACAGAGTTGTACTTGGGGTACAATAGTGGTTTTCAAGGtacaaatatattttcttaCTTTAATATAAGAATTATTTTAGAGTCCAATTGTTATGTGATGCAATTTGTGTATGCATGAGTGTCTTTTTTTTGTTCATATTCCAAAAGAAATGATACATTTACATCtaattatattgatatatatgGATCACAGGAGGAGTTCCAGAAGAAATGGGGAATCTTTCGAGACTAGAGATATTAAACATTGAAGGCGCTTCTCTAACACGGGACATTCCATCATCAATCTTCAACATGTCTTCCATGACAATCTTGAGTTTCGCGTACAATAGTTTGTCAGGAAGTATCCCAACTTTCCACAATCTACCACGGCTTAAGGAGTTGCGTCTCAATAACAACAATTTCACAGGTACATCATCGCATGCTTAACTTCAATGAGAGTTatcattaccaaaaaaaatctAGAGCAAAGTactattttggtcctaaacatataacCGAAATAAAGTTGGTCTAGACCcttcactttttaaaaattaagtcCTAAACAAAGGAAATCATCGTTGAATTGGTCTTTTATGACGGTTCCTtcaaaaactaacggtcaatgGACGATTAGTGAAATTTTGACTTATTAGAAtattaattcattattaattaaaataaaataaagtgttCCCTCCGGTTCCTATTAAATGTCGAATATTTCCTTGTTTGGACGGTTCCCAATAAACGTCTCATTTcactttaccatttttagtagttgaacctcattttccacttttagtactccctctgttccaaggaagatgacccattcTTTGGACGGCATGGAATTTTATGCAGCTTTAGATTATGTGTTAAATAGAAAgactaaagtaagagagaataaagtaaagataaaactattttcattttaataatgAGTAATCTTGATtgagataaataaaaaaggaaagtagATCAACAAAGGGAGTATGATATAGTATATACAAATGATTaggatttaataaaaataccaaaaaaccTTCAAAGAAGAAGTTATTATCATTAATAGATTTCTGTTTTTTATTAGGAGTAGTTATTTTTTCAAACTATTTGCATTTAACGTAAGTTCACAATATGGTTTTGCTGATATTCATATTAGCACTAATCAATAAAATATCTGCTCTTGAAGGACCTATTCCTCCAAATATCTGGAAATGTATAAATCTTGAGTTCTTGAACTTAAACAACAACAATCTCAGTGGCAATATTCCTCGTGCAATTGGAAATGCGAGCATGCTTAGAGAGTTGTACTTGTCGTACAATCATTTCACAGGTATTACCATATATACATGATCAGTTATTGCTTTTACAACTATGCACTTTCAACAATTTTTATGATAACAAATGCAGAGGtttaaatttggattttataAGTCTAAATTACTCATACTCTCCCAACTAAGATTAcacatttttttagtttgtcccaactaatataacacacttttttttagtttgtcgcAAATAAGACgatacatttctatttttgaaagcAATAAAGTAGTAACTTTCtatctccaattaatacatacaaccactttttctctctaattaaaatattctaactccctttctctctccatATAGTAGTTACActtatattttctctcaatGTGTCGACTAAGAAACGTTTCATCTtaaatgggacagagggagtatttatataGCTTAGTATGGTATAACAATGTTACTCTGTCATTTATGCGAATACATATGGCAGGTGAATTACCACAAGAGATCGGAACTCTGCCAATACTTGAGACTTTCACCGTGTTTAGAAATTCATTATTTGGATTCATCCCATATTCCATATTCAACATATCAACATTGAAGACTTTACAAGTGACATTTAATGAGTTTTGTGGTACTCTTCCGTCAGATTTGGGGAATATACTAGTCAATCTTGAAAAGCTTTTCTTAGCTTATAACAGACTTAGTGGCCCAATTCCAACCTCTATTGCCAATGCTTCTAAACTTACACACTTACAGTTGTCTGGCAACTCATTTAGTGGCTCTATACCCTACTTTGGCAATTTGAAGTTCCTACAGTCACTTGTCCTTGGAGAAAATAACTTGAGTGGAGTCGAATCCCCAACACATGAATTGACATTTCTGTCTTCATTAAGTAACTGTCAATATTTGCAGTTATTGGATGTATCATTCAATCCGTTGAATGGCATCCTACCCCCTTCACTTGGGAATTTGTCCTCATCTCTTGAGAATATAGATGCATCAAACTGCAGCATCATGGGTGTCATTCCTTATGAAATAGGCAACTTAAGCAGTTTACTATTTCTCAGATTGTCTAGAAATCATTTGAGTGGACTCATTCCACCAACAATTGGGAAAATGAAGCAACTCCAAGGACTACATCTTAGTGGCAATCAATTGGTAGGGTCTATCCCCAACGATCTTTGTCGAATGAATCATTTGGGGGACTTGTTCCTTGATGATAACATGCTTGTGGGTCCAATACTTGAATGCTTAGGTGATGTTAAATCCTTGAGAGTCATCAACTTAGGCTCCAACCAATTGAATTCATCTGTCCCTCCCAACTTTTGGAATCTGTCAGACCTTGTGAGTTTGAGATTGTCCTCCAATTATTTGAGTGGCCAGTTGTCATCTCAGCTTGGGAATTTTAAGTTAATCACTTATTTGGATATGTCTTCAAATCAATTTTCTGGTGATATTCCCTCATTAATCGATGGTTGCCAAACATTAAGTTTTCTTAACCTATCAAATAATATGATTAGTGGATCGATTCCTCAATCCTTGGGAAAGGTTAAAGGTTTGATAACATTGGATTTATCTTACAATAATCTCTCTGGATCAATACCCAAGTCCTTAGAAGACCTCCGCTTCCttgaaaattttaatgtttCAAACAATAGATTGGAGGGGAGGATTCCAGATGGTGGTCCTTTTCGTAGCTTTAGAGGTCCATCTTTTTCCCACAACTTAGCTCTATGTGGTCCAATAACATTTCAAGTTCAAGCCTGCCCAGAAAATCATCATAGATCATGGTTCAAGAAACTCGTTGTGCCATCAGTGATTTTAGCTGTCATTGTGGTGATTGCAATGCTTGCTCTCGTAAAGATGTGTAAACGGAAAAGAGTAGCCCTATCAGTTGATATTTCACCACAAGTTACCGAATGCAGAAGAATTTCTTACATAGAACTTGAACGAGGAACAAGTTCATTTAGTGAAACAAACCTACTTGGAAGAGGTAGCTTCGGTTCTGTATTCGAAGGAACCCTTTCTGATGGGTTGAAAGTTGCAGTTAAAGTGTTCAACTTGGAGCTACAAGGAGCAATAAGGAGCTTTGATGTTGAAACTACAATATTGAGCAGCATACGACACAGAAATTTAGTTCGAGTTATCGGATGTTGTTGTAATTTGGACTTTAAAGCATTGATTCTCACATACATGCCAAATGGGAGCTTGGATAAATGGTTACATTCAGACATGTATAGTCTAGATCTTAAACAGAGGTTGAAAATAGCAATAGATGTTGCGGCCGCCTTGGAATATCTTCACCATGGCCATACATTCCCGGTTGTTCATTGTGATATAAAGCCAAGCAATGTGTTGCTTGATCAAGACATGGTTGCCCATCTTGCTGATTTTGGTATTTCTAAGCTTTTTGATGGAGGGGAAACCGTAATCCAAACACAAACAATTGCAACCATCGGTTACGCAGCACCAGGTGATATATGATCTTAAGCTTTCCAGCTTAAATTTCATCATATATAAATGTTTGATCTAATCCTAACAAAATGTTGGATGCATGTGACAAAATTAGAGCTTGGATTGGAGGGCAAAGTGTCAATAAATGGAGATGTATATAGTTTTGGAATACTGGTGCTGGAGATGTTCACTGGAACGAAGCCAACGGATGATATGTTCGGTGAAGAAAGGAGTTTGAAAGAGTGGGTAAGTGAAGCATTGGAGCAAAATGCAGCAGCTGAAGTGGTGGCGCCTAATTTGTTATCAATAGAAGATCAACATTTTTCAGCAAAGGAGCAATGTTTCTTTTCCATATTTGAATTGGCAATTAAATGTTTAGCCGTTTCAACAGATGAGAGAATCAACATGATTGAAGCAGCTGCTGCTCTGCACAAGATTTATGCAAGAATCGTAGCTAGTACTTGCAGGCATCGTccacaaaaaaaatttcatgTTAGTATTCACAATAATGTGGTTTGATTCCCATTTAACCATAATTCAGTATTtgtaaatttatgtaataaCGTAGCTTACAATGTTTTGCAAAAATTTTCATTGTGATTTTGGAATTTGGTGTGCTAAAGTGAAAAATGTCTACTATTCCCTTATGTTTTTAACATAGCAACCAAATTTAAAAGGTTATATAGTATGTCTACTAAGTTTTGTGGGGAAGTAAAATAACAGCATAAAAATCATCCAATACATGAAATGTTAAAATAGTTTTAACGAATGACTTGTTCATTACAGtctctatatttattttttggaattttttattaattcaaaATGACATCCATGAATTGGTCTCTTTTACCCTTTAAAGTTCAAAGGGGTACAGCTGTACCCCAAAAAATTCTAATAATACTATATAGGATTCGGTTAAACGTAATTGGAGTGGATGGCCCAGTGGTAAAATTCCTAGGATATCTCCTGCTGCACCCAAGTTCGGGTCTCCTTAAGTGCttttcataattttatgttCTCCTCTATGATATAATCATTTTTTTACCTTTTATTATTCTTAATtcattagaatatttaatgcctttaatttttcttatgtaacattttttatttttctactaatatatttaatttcctTATCTTTTCACTATTCTCAAGCttaattccttttaattttatgtatttttaacttttttttgtaatgcatttagtttttattaagtgtatttATTGtccttttaatatattttgattattttaatcatttttcaaatattttgtaAAGTATTTTAATCTTCTtgtaataaattttatatttttatttttgtattgctaatacatttttaaaattattgaaaattttcttaaataagCCAAAAGATGTTTTGTCATTAAAAATAACTCACTTTGCAAAAGCTTAAATAAATTATccctaatatataaatataatattttctttttttgaccGTGGAAGTCATCCAAATAAAAGATAAtgaaactttttccaaaaaaacaATGACAAGTTAAAAGAAGATAATTAACCGATTCTGAAGCTCGaagatataattatttatcgtacCCTGATAGGCTAATTTTCGTCACTTGAATTGGATCACTTTTTGCATTCTTTAGTTGAATATTTGCATGAGAAGGTGTATGTTTTGGCAGGAAATGAATGGAGTGGTCCGACGAGCATGCTAATGGAATGGATTCTGGATTACATGCCAAAGTAGAGGAAAATTGGATGCAAATTCAGTGGTTTGAGATAATCCACAAGACACAAACTGCCCAGTTTGATGGATTGGCCAGTGTCCGAGCAATGTTGACAGCTCCTCAAAGTCGCATTTCAAAGCTAAGTTGACGAGTCTTTGTGCTACCAATGCCCACAAGCGACACTTTTGAAGGCAAAAGAAGCCAACTACCATCATTGGGAGTGGAGAAGACTTCCACATCAGATTGGTTGGAAGAAGTGTAACAAAATCAACAAAACTTACCTTTTGGAACAACTTGGGGGGGAACCACTCTTTAGCTAGCTTTAGTTAGTTTTAGTTTCTCTCTCTAAGCTTAGTTTTCTCTCATCCTTGAAGCAAATTTCGAACCATAGGCAGCCATTGCCACTTTTGCTCACCATGGGGTGAAGCTTGTAGTTGTGTAGTGTTTTAATGCTTTGAATGACCTAGTTCCTTATTGTACTCATTTTCCAACATCTTAACTCTCTAGTTAAGGTTGTTGGGCTGATATTAAAAAGCTTTTGGTGCATTTAAATCTCTAGGTGTTTAGCATTTATGTTTGGTTGTTGGTGTTCTTGAGCTTTTAGTTTAAATTCCTTGCATTGATTTACTTTTTTTCGTTCCTTAGCTAGCCTTTGTCTTTGTTGAtttctttgtttgtttatttgaaGTTTGTATGCTTTTAAAAGGGTCTTGTAGGGGCTGATTCTACTTGAAACTTTTGATGGAAGAAAAGAAGTAAAAAATAGTGGTTGTTGCTAGTTTGGTTTTACTTGCTTAGCTTGTTTAGATTTTTCTTTTGCATCTTATTTCTTTGATCTTTCCTAAGTGTTTAGTTCAGCTAGTTAATCTTTTTTTTCCATCCCTTTAA
Encoded proteins:
- the LOC121779309 gene encoding probable LRR receptor-like serine/threonine-protein kinase At3g47570 isoform X1; this encodes MENLILSFALSILLLNSFALSLNSLTDKHALISFKNSITSDPYDIFSTNWSQNTSVCNWIGVSCGLKHRRVTALNLSGYDLIGTVAPHLGNLTFLRYLDISSNSFMGILPFELSKLRRLKVMNVGINSFTGEIPTWLGSLPQLEELYLYSNSFLGKIPSSLFKSSKLQILHLHNNKLSGSIPHAIFNVSSLSDIRIRNNNLSGWLPIDMCNNIPNIEILLLSWNQFEGQIPPNIRKCTRLEILSLSHNNFSGNIPREIGRLSFLTELYLGYNNGFRGGVPPEMGNLSRLEILNIDNASLTGTIPSSVFNMSSLTISSFSYNSLSGNIPTFLNLPELENLYLDDNKFTGLLPKDMCNNMHKIKVLLLSSNQLERQIPPNIRKCTHLETLSLSFNNFSGNIPPEIGRLSMLKKLYLGYNNGFRGGLPPELGNLSRLEILNIDQAFLTGTIPSSILNISSLKIMSLPYNSLSGNIPTFRDLPELEQLYLIGNNFTGGVPEEMGNLSRLEILNIEGASLTRDIPSSIFNMSSMTILSFAYNSLSGSIPTFHNLPRLKELRLNNNNFTGPIPPNIWKCINLEFLNLNNNNLSGNIPRAIGNASMLRELYLSYNHFTGELPQEIGTLPILETFTVFRNSLFGFIPYSIFNISTLKTLQVTFNEFCGTLPSDLGNILVNLEKLFLAYNRLSGPIPTSIANASKLTHLQLSGNSFSGSIPYFGNLKFLQSLVLGENNLSGVESPTHELTFLSSLSNCQYLQLLDVSFNPLNGILPPSLGNLSSSLENIDASNCSIMGVIPYEIGNLSSLLFLRLSRNHLSGLIPPTIGKMKQLQGLHLSGNQLVGSIPNDLCRMNHLGDLFLDDNMLVGPILECLGDVKSLRVINLGSNQLNSSVPPNFWNLSDLVSLRLSSNYLSGQLSSQLGNFKLITYLDMSSNQFSGDIPSLIDGCQTLSFLNLSNNMISGSIPQSLGKVKGLITLDLSYNNLSGSIPKSLEDLRFLENFNVSNNRLEGRIPDGGPFRSFRGPSFSHNLALCGPITFQVQACPENHHRSWFKKLVVPSVILAVIVVIAMLALVKMCKRKRVALSVDISPQVTECRRISYIELERGTSSFSETNLLGRGSFGSVFEGTLSDGLKVAVKVFNLELQGAIRSFDVETTILSSIRHRNLVRVIGCCCNLDFKALILTYMPNGSLDKWLHSDMYSLDLKQRLKIAIDVAAALEYLHHGHTFPVVHCDIKPSNVLLDQDMVAHLADFGISKLFDGGETVIQTQTIATIGYAAPELGLEGKVSINGDVYSFGILVLEMFTGTKPTDDMFGEERSLKEWVSEALEQNAAAEVVAPNLLSIEDQHFSAKEQCFFSIFELAIKCLAVSTDERINMIEAAAALHKIYARIVASTCRHRPQKKFHVSIHNNVV